GGTCAGTGGAGAACAAAAGTCGTTGATCCACTTTATGAAAGCAAGGGCGATCATGAAGTAATGTTTGCATTTGCTAAGAAATTTGGCTTTTACGATGAGTACGTAAAAGGCATGAAAATGGGTATCGTAGATCATGAAATAAAACAAGTAAAAGATGATTTTGTATGGCCTGATGATGCGACAAATGAGATAGCAAGAATTGGAAATTCTATAGGTTATGGTGGTAGAACAGCTGAGATGTTTAGACGCCATCAAGCAAACTGGGATAAATTTGATCCAGATACGCTAATAGGTATTGGCGGTGAAGTCAAAGGCGAGTATTACGGTAAACCATGGCCAGCATGGGATGAAAAACACCCTGGAACTCCAATACTATATGATATGAGCAAACCTTATGCAGAGGGTGGCTCTGGCTTTAGAAATCGCTTTGGACTAGAGCACAACGGCGTTAGTCAGCTAGCTAGCGAAGAGACAACACTTGTTGGCTCAGCTATAAAAGGTGGCTATCCACAAATCACAAAAGAGAATATAGAAAAAGTCTTAGGCATAACTCTAACTGAAGAAGAGAAAGCTAAGATGGGACCAAGCTGGAGCATGGATTATAGTGGTATTATCTTTGAAAAATGCCGCGAAAAAGGTGTTGTTCCTTATGGTAATGCAAGGGCAAGAGCTATCGTTTGGGAATTCCTCGATCCTATTCCAAAACATAGAGAGCCTATTCACTCACCACGCTGGGATCTTGTTCAAAAGTATCCGACATTTGAAGATCAAGCTAGAAATTTCCGTGTTTCTACTAAGTTTAAGTCAGAGCAACAGGCAAAAGATTGGTCAAAAGAGTTCCCTATCGTATTTAGCACGCAACGCGTCGTAAACCTAAGCGGTGCTGGTATGATCGAAAGAACTAGTAAATATCTATCAGCTATTACGCCAGAGATGTTTGCTAATGTTAACCCAGAGCTAGCTTTACAATACGGCATAAAAGACCGCGATATGATGTGGATTCACAGCCCACAAGGCACAAAGATCAAAGTAAGATGCTATCACAGCCAGATGGTAACTCCAGATAGAATTTGTATGCCATACAACTTCGCTGGTATTATGCAAGGCGTTGATCTTTCAGCTCGTTATCCAGAGGGCACTAAGCCTTATGTTATCGGCGAGAGCTTTAACACAGTTACTAACTACGGATTTGACCCAGTTACTCAAATTTCAGAGTTTAACGCAGGTCTTTGTCGTATAGAAAAAGCTGAGGAAAATACATTTAAAACATCGTTTTTCCATGAATATGGCGAGAGAGACGCCATGGGTAAAGAGTAAGGAGGAATAAAATGGCAAGAATGAAATTTTTCGTAGATACTAATAGATGCATTAGTTGTTATGGTTGCCAAGTTGCTTGCTCTTCTGCTCATGAACTTCCAGTGGGAATTTATAGAAGGAAGGTCATTACGCTTCACGATGGTATCGAAGGTAAAGAGGTTTCAACTACCATTGCATGCCAACACTGTACTGATGCACCTTGTGAGCAAGTTTGCCCGGTTGATTGTTTCTACATTAGAGCTGATGGCATCGTGCTTCATGATAAAAATATATGCATAGGCTGTGGTTACTGCTTATATGCTTGTCCGTTTGGTGCACCACAGTTCCCTAAAGATGGAGCATTTGGTGTAAAGGGCGTTATGGATAAATGTACAATGTGTGCAGGCGGTCCAGAGCCAACAAACTCACACGAGGAGAGAGAGCTTTACGGTCAAAATAGAATGGCTGAAGGAAAAGTGCCTATGTGTGCGGCTGTTTGTGCTACAAATGCACTTTTAGTTGGAGATGCGGCTGAAGTATCAAATGTATATCGCAAACGCGTTATGCTAAGAAATACTGGGCTAAATGCCTAACAAGAAGGAGAGCATTTGCTCTCCTTTAAATTTTAGAATCTAAACTTAAAACCTTTTTATTTTTTATAAGACTACTATTCTTATATTCAAAAGATAAATTTTAAATTTACATTAGAAAATTTCTAAAATCATTTAAAATTGGCTATTTGAAGACAAATTTCTTTTTATTATCTCAATTTACTCTATTTTATGATAATCGTTTTTATTTTAATCAAAGTAAAGCCTTGATAATATTCACTTCAAAAAAATCTCACAGGTGGTTTATTTAATGAATAAATTCTTAAAATTTATGTTAATTATGTTGTTGCCTATTTGGCTCGTGGCAAAAAACGACGACTATGAGCAAGTCGCAGCTCAGATAAAAGAGTCGTTACAAAAAGTAATAACAGAGTATAGAGCGGGCAATGTTGAACAAGCGGTCAGTGATACTCAAAACGCTTATTTTGGCTTATTTGAAGATGTCGAAGCTGGCATTAGAATAAATTTAGGTCAGAAAAAGGCTTACTCTATGGAGAAGCAATTTGGCGAGATCAGAAAGGCGATAAAAGCAGGCGAAGCGCCAGATGATGTGCAAAAAAGAATAGATCAGATCAATAGCGAGATCGCTGAAGTTCTACCAGTTATCTTAAAAGGGCATAGACTAGTTGGTGAGTATTCAGACAGCCCAGCTCAAGCTGCTACAACTGATTATGATACTTCTAAATTTATCCCTGAGTGGAAAGTGGCATTTGCAAATTTATCAGCTGATCTAGATAAAGCAATAGCAAGCTATGAGAGCGATAAGCAAGATGATGCCAAAAGTGCTATTCAAGATGCTAAATTTACAGATTACAGAAATACTCAACTTGAAATCGCTATTCGCCAGCATATAGAAAATGGTAAAAGCATAGATGCTGATATCCAAAGAAAGATGGGCGAAGCGATCAGCGGCATCACAAATGGTATAAGCAAAGATGATTTTAAAACTAAGCTAGATGAGATCAAGAAACTAGCATATGAGGCAATCTCAAAACTCCCAGCAGATACTGCAAAACTAGCAAAAGTTGATATGAGTGATGTAGAAGCAGCTTCTGAAGAAGATAGTGGTGCAGATTATACCAAAGTCGTTCAAAACATAAACGACAAAATTCAAGCTGCTATCACACTTTATAAAAATGGTGATGTAAAAAAAGCTATGGGCGATATCCAAGACATCTACTTTGATGAGTTTGAAGGTAGCGGTATGGAGAATAAAGTAGGCGCAATAGATGTAAATTTAAAAACAGCTATTGAAGCTACATTTGGCAATCTTGTAGCCCTTATGAAATCAGGTGTAGACGAAAAAACTCTTCAAGAAAGCGCAAGCAAGATGTCATCTCAGCTAGCAGCCGCACTTGAAAAAACTAGCGGTTCAAGCTCACCTTGGACGCTATTTATCTGGGCGCTAACTATAATCTTAAGAGAGGGCTTTGAAGCTCTTATCATCGTTGCAGCCGTCGTTGCATACCTTGTAAAAACTGGCAATGCTAAAGCGATGGGCAAAGTTGTTTATAGCTCAGTTGGCGTGGCTGTCATCTTAAGCTTTGTTATGGCGTGGATCATGAACGTCATCTTTGGCGAGGCAGCAGGTCAAAAAAGAGAGCTTATGGAAGGCATCACGATGCTTGTTGCAGTGGGACTTCTATTTTACGTTGGCTTCTGGCTTCTTTCAAATGCTGGCGCTAAAAAATGGAACGACTACATCAAATCACATGTATCTGAGTCTATCTCAAGTGGCTCGAGCACAGCGCTTTGGTGGACTGTATTTTTAGCGGTATTTAGAGAGGGTGCTGAAACTGTACTATTTTATCAGGCGCTTATTTTTGGAGCTAAAGATTCAGCTGGTTACTCGATGATTGCAGCTGGCTTTGTGATAGGACTTATCGTTCTTTTAATAGTCTATTTCTTATTTAAAATTTTTGCTGTTAAAATTCCTATTAAACCATTTTTTATATTTACGTCAGCTATTATCTTTTATATGTCGATCGTCTTTGTTGGCAAGGGTGTTGGCGAACTAGTTGAGGGCAAAATTTTCATCCCAACTATCATAAAAGGACTTAGCTTCCCTGACTGGATGAGAGACTGGCTAGGACTTCAGCCATATTATGAGAGCTTAGTACCTCAAATCATTATGGTGCTTGCCTTAATTATAGGCATCGTTATCATGAAATCAAAACAAAATAAAAACTAATCTTATTTAAAGGAGAGGAAATGAATAAAATTCTTAGTTCAGCTCTAGCACTTAGCCTAGCAGCTGGTTTTGCACTTGCTGGAGAGCACCCAATCGGCGAGCCTGTAGAGGCTAATGGTATGGAGATAGCTGCAGTTTATTTGCAACCAATCGACATGGAACCAAAGGGTATTGACCTAGCTCCAAGCCTAGCTGATTTTCACCTAGAAGCTGACATACACGCTATTGCTGGTAATAAAAACGGCTTTGGCGAAGGTGAGTGGATCCCATACCTAAAGATTAACTACGAGCTAAAAAACCTTGATAACGGCAAAGTTAAAAAAGGTACCTTTATGCCAATGGTTGCAAGCGATGGCCCACACTATGGTGCTAACGTAAAAATGGATACAGGCGTAGGCAACTATGAGCTTAAATTCCACATTGATAATCCAGAAAAACAAGGTTTTGGTCGTCACGCTGACAAAGAGAGCGGTGTTGGTAAATGGTTTGAGCCTTTCACAACAACTTATAAATTTCAATGGACAGGTGGTCCTGTTAAATAATCACCAGGGGCGTTCTCGCCCCTTTTAAAAAATTCTCACAGGGTTTAGTTATGTCAATTTATTTCTATCAGGTCTTTTTAGCCCTCCTTGGATTTACGCTTTTTGCTGCCTTAAATAACAAGGATAAAAGTTTAAAAACACTCTTTTTACCGTCACTTTTTGGAGTTGTTGCTGGTATATTTATCTTTAAAGTCGTTCGTCACGCACTTGTAGATGATCAGTTTAAAATTTTCATTGATTCAGTGACACTAGTTTTTCTACTGATTAGCATTTTATGGATATTTCTTGAGCTTAAGATAGCAAAAATTGTAACATTTTTTATTTTAGGCATCGGCTTTGGCTTTGGCTACAGTTCAAGCAGTGTGTTATTTCCACTATTTGGTGGTGAGCTACTAGATACGCTTTCGGTCATTAGCTTCTTTCTAATGATATTTGCAATGATTTTGCTCGTATTTTTATTCTTTTTTATTTCGAATTTAAAATCTAGCATTTCTCCATTAATAGCTAAAACTTTAGCCCTTATCACTTTAGTTTTCTTGCTAATCGATAGAAGCTCTCAGACAGCGCTTGAGCTTTTGCGTGCTGGGGCTTTAAAAATAAGTAGTGAGTTAAACTCTCAGATTCTATCTGTTAGTGCAAAAGGTATTTACGTATCAGAATTTGGTACTTATTTTTATGTCTTTGTGATCTTACTTTTATGCATCACCGCGCTTTTCTTTATGCCAAAAAGTATTGATAAAAATAAATTTGGTTCTATCAAATACCGTTTTACAAAAGCCATTAGAGAAAATATTTCTGATAATGCAAAATTTGCATTTTGTAGTATTTTGATAGCACTTGGATTTTCGCTCTATTATGATCTTTACGCATCTCGTCCACCTGAAATTTCAGAGCCAGTCTTGGTTGAGCCAGTGGGAGATAAATTTATATTTGATGTTGATATGTTAAAAGATAATGAACTTCACAGATTTGCCTACATCACAGATGAGGGCAAGCAGATAAGATTTTTCTTATTAAACCGCTTTAGTGACCGTGTATCACCTGTTATCGTATTTGATTCATGCATGATTTGTGGCGATATGGGCTATATAAAAAAAGGCAATGACCTTATTTGTATCTCTTGTAATGTTAGAATTTTCTTGCCATCAGTTGGCAAAGAGGGTGG
The sequence above is drawn from the Campylobacter concisus genome and encodes:
- the fdh3B gene encoding formate dehydrogenase FDH3 subunit beta, yielding MARMKFFVDTNRCISCYGCQVACSSAHELPVGIYRRKVITLHDGIEGKEVSTTIACQHCTDAPCEQVCPVDCFYIRADGIVLHDKNICIGCGYCLYACPFGAPQFPKDGAFGVKGVMDKCTMCAGGPEPTNSHEERELYGQNRMAEGKVPMCAAVCATNALLVGDAAEVSNVYRKRVMLRNTGLNA
- a CDS encoding FTR1 family iron permease, which codes for MNKFLKFMLIMLLPIWLVAKNDDYEQVAAQIKESLQKVITEYRAGNVEQAVSDTQNAYFGLFEDVEAGIRINLGQKKAYSMEKQFGEIRKAIKAGEAPDDVQKRIDQINSEIAEVLPVILKGHRLVGEYSDSPAQAATTDYDTSKFIPEWKVAFANLSADLDKAIASYESDKQDDAKSAIQDAKFTDYRNTQLEIAIRQHIENGKSIDADIQRKMGEAISGITNGISKDDFKTKLDEIKKLAYEAISKLPADTAKLAKVDMSDVEAASEEDSGADYTKVVQNINDKIQAAITLYKNGDVKKAMGDIQDIYFDEFEGSGMENKVGAIDVNLKTAIEATFGNLVALMKSGVDEKTLQESASKMSSQLAAALEKTSGSSSPWTLFIWALTIILREGFEALIIVAAVVAYLVKTGNAKAMGKVVYSSVGVAVILSFVMAWIMNVIFGEAAGQKRELMEGITMLVAVGLLFYVGFWLLSNAGAKKWNDYIKSHVSESISSGSSTALWWTVFLAVFREGAETVLFYQALIFGAKDSAGYSMIAAGFVIGLIVLLIVYFLFKIFAVKIPIKPFFIFTSAIIFYMSIVFVGKGVGELVEGKIFIPTIIKGLSFPDWMRDWLGLQPYYESLVPQIIMVLALIIGIVIMKSKQNKN
- a CDS encoding iron transporter: MNKILSSALALSLAAGFALAGEHPIGEPVEANGMEIAAVYLQPIDMEPKGIDLAPSLADFHLEADIHAIAGNKNGFGEGEWIPYLKINYELKNLDNGKVKKGTFMPMVASDGPHYGANVKMDTGVGNYELKFHIDNPEKQGFGRHADKESGVGKWFEPFTTTYKFQWTGGPVK
- a CDS encoding Fe-S-containing protein, which encodes MSIYFYQVFLALLGFTLFAALNNKDKSLKTLFLPSLFGVVAGIFIFKVVRHALVDDQFKIFIDSVTLVFLLISILWIFLELKIAKIVTFFILGIGFGFGYSSSSVLFPLFGGELLDTLSVISFFLMIFAMILLVFLFFFISNLKSSISPLIAKTLALITLVFLLIDRSSQTALELLRAGALKISSELNSQILSVSAKGIYVSEFGTYFYVFVILLLCITALFFMPKSIDKNKFGSIKYRFTKAIRENISDNAKFAFCSILIALGFSLYYDLYASRPPEISEPVLVEPVGDKFIFDVDMLKDNELHRFAYITDEGKQIRFFLLNRFSDRVSPVIVFDSCMICGDMGYIKKGNDLICISCNVRIFLPSVGKEGGCNPIPMPFIFDGKNIIVDYKTITDGANFFSKVVEKMVLDPVSRKKVSNLESRSYLYYGRTYFFENNETQAKFEANPEKYVETNGTLK